In Sporomusaceae bacterium, the following proteins share a genomic window:
- a CDS encoding nitroreductase family protein, whose amino-acid sequence MMELLEAIKGRRSIRRFKPEPVPRALLERLIGEALWAPSAMNTQPWRFFVLTGAKKDELVAIAGKSIAQLDTRLKALFKENMRTLVHGYFKDFGGAPAVVVALAKVPETEGYMDGSFQSAAAAFYNFQLLAHEAGLGTCWMTGPLWVEGELLEFLGHREGWRLLALTPVGWPDQTPPVPPRKHTDIFWLE is encoded by the coding sequence ATGATGGAGTTGCTTGAGGCGATTAAAGGAAGGCGGAGCATTCGCAGGTTCAAGCCGGAGCCGGTGCCGCGCGCGCTGCTGGAACGGCTGATCGGCGAGGCGCTGTGGGCGCCGTCGGCGATGAATACGCAGCCGTGGCGTTTTTTCGTGCTGACGGGAGCGAAGAAGGACGAGCTGGTGGCGATCGCCGGCAAGAGCATCGCCCAGCTGGATACGCGGCTGAAGGCGTTGTTCAAGGAGAATATGCGCACCCTCGTGCACGGTTATTTCAAGGATTTCGGCGGTGCGCCGGCGGTGGTGGTGGCGCTGGCCAAAGTGCCGGAAACGGAAGGGTATATGGACGGCAGTTTCCAGTCGGCGGCGGCGGCGTTTTATAATTTTCAACTGCTCGCCCACGAGGCGGGACTGGGAACGTGTTGGATGACGGGGCCGTTGTGGGTGGAGGGCGAGCTGCTCGAGTTCCTCGGCCACCGGGAAGGCTGGCGGCTGCTGGCCTTGACGCCGGTGGGCTGGCCCGACCAGACGCCGCCGGTGCCGCCCAGGAAGCATACGGATATTTTCTGGCTGGAATAG
- a CDS encoding cyclic nucleotide-binding domain-containing protein, with protein MKQLLPRPEPQRSLCEHRITDQIHIGLATTAKEKEKVYRLRYQIYVEEMGRRISRVNHRRRLLYDDMDDWGLLFYARSGGEFVGTVRLHIGLSGDFPPELVAPMAMDMFHEFRSGDGASHPLSFASKGMIASHYRKSRAHHLLCTHYYQACRSQGVLFHFSGGAPSLVAMHEHLGARRYKSNFFVPDYGCMVPFVTLLDDIGHLRRVRSPFGEVAGQWPASAESAAWFARQFPRASARFINKQLTDEAALWRIIGEKLGQPPETTVGIFRGLSEAEASICAHAGHIVSFDQGDTAVYPDDISDEIFVVVAGALVVRSQFAGRRQTILRPGQAYGEKTFVAHARHNATVVAQTDTDLLILPRNALERLKLRHPVVAAKLLNNIGARTARKYA; from the coding sequence ATGAAACAGCTTCTGCCGCGGCCGGAACCCCAGCGCTCTCTGTGCGAACATCGCATAACGGACCAAATACATATCGGCCTGGCCACAACCGCCAAAGAAAAAGAAAAAGTATACCGTCTCCGCTACCAAATATATGTTGAGGAGATGGGGCGGCGGATATCCCGCGTCAACCACCGGCGCAGGCTGCTGTACGACGACATGGACGACTGGGGTCTCCTCTTCTACGCCCGGTCCGGAGGAGAATTTGTAGGCACCGTCCGCCTTCACATCGGCCTTAGCGGCGATTTCCCGCCGGAACTGGTCGCGCCCATGGCGATGGACATGTTCCATGAATTCCGGTCCGGTGACGGGGCCTCGCATCCCCTCTCCTTCGCCTCCAAAGGAATGATCGCCTCTCACTACCGTAAATCGCGGGCCCACCACTTGCTCTGCACCCATTATTATCAGGCCTGCCGCAGCCAAGGCGTACTCTTCCATTTCAGCGGCGGCGCTCCGTCGCTGGTAGCCATGCACGAACACCTCGGCGCCCGGCGCTACAAAAGCAACTTCTTCGTACCCGACTACGGCTGCATGGTTCCGTTCGTTACCCTGCTCGACGACATCGGTCATCTCCGCCGCGTTCGCTCGCCGTTCGGCGAAGTCGCCGGCCAATGGCCCGCTTCCGCTGAATCGGCCGCCTGGTTCGCGCGCCAATTCCCCCGCGCCTCCGCCCGCTTCATCAACAAACAACTTACCGACGAAGCAGCGTTGTGGCGGATCATCGGCGAAAAACTCGGCCAGCCCCCGGAAACCACGGTCGGGATCTTCCGCGGCCTGTCCGAAGCGGAGGCCAGCATCTGCGCCCATGCCGGCCACATCGTCTCCTTCGATCAGGGCGATACGGCCGTCTACCCCGACGACATAAGCGACGAAATCTTCGTCGTCGTAGCCGGCGCACTGGTCGTACGCAGCCAGTTCGCCGGCCGCCGCCAGACGATTCTCCGCCCCGGCCAAGCTTACGGCGAAAAAACCTTCGTCGCCCACGCGCGGCATAACGCCACCGTCGTCGCCCAGACCGACACCGACCTCCTCATCCTGCCGCGCAACGCGCTGGAGCGCCTCAAACTCCGGCACCCGGTCGTCGCCGCCAAACTGCTTAACAACATTGGCGCCCGGACAGCGAGAAAATACGCCTGA
- a CDS encoding FAD-binding oxidoreductase, producing the protein MPQYNPVTPATIEELKNIVGDKGVIVDPDKLHPYSHDEVTEARYHRMPEVVVYPETAEQVAAVVRLANRELVPVVPRGAGTGLACGAVPVHGGIVVAVERMNRILTIDAAAMYMEVEAGVRTEDVQRAAGEAGLFYAGDPCSGDSCFIGGNVATNAGGNKAVKYGTTRDQVYAIEVVTPTGEITTLGGRLKKSSTGYPLEQLVMGAEGTLGIITRVTLKLLPLPQHVMDFLLVFPDIELAIGVIPKLVKAGVTPTCVEFMDNDAIRSVEAFTQEKLPHDENGNYLILQVEASSEEELEDKAVAIDEVGRENGAFAVLVPDSQKIWRARKSFAEAVRHETLTHSNEDIVVPVDLMPQAIRELDAICKRHSAVARTVSHAGDGNIHLSILQGSIPDEFWCEKLNEIHRDIYEYVYSVGGKLSGEHGIGYKRRHLMEEYADPVELGLMKAVKKAWDPNLILNPGKIFDMDQPQQ; encoded by the coding sequence ATGCCGCAATATAATCCCGTGACCCCGGCTACCATTGAGGAACTGAAGAATATCGTCGGCGACAAGGGTGTCATAGTCGACCCCGACAAGCTCCACCCCTACAGCCACGACGAGGTGACTGAAGCGCGCTACCATCGCATGCCCGAGGTAGTGGTGTATCCGGAGACGGCCGAGCAGGTAGCGGCGGTGGTCAGGCTGGCCAACCGGGAGCTTGTCCCGGTGGTGCCGCGAGGAGCGGGCACTGGCCTGGCCTGCGGCGCGGTCCCGGTGCATGGCGGCATCGTGGTGGCGGTGGAGAGGATGAACAGGATTCTGACGATCGACGCGGCTGCGATGTATATGGAGGTGGAGGCCGGTGTCCGCACCGAGGATGTGCAGCGGGCGGCTGGCGAGGCGGGGCTTTTCTACGCCGGCGACCCATGCAGCGGCGACAGCTGCTTCATCGGCGGCAACGTGGCCACGAACGCGGGCGGCAATAAGGCGGTCAAGTACGGGACGACCCGCGACCAGGTGTACGCGATTGAGGTGGTGACGCCCACCGGGGAGATCACGACCCTCGGCGGGCGGCTGAAGAAGAGTAGCACCGGCTACCCCCTGGAGCAGCTTGTGATGGGGGCGGAGGGGACGCTGGGCATTATCACCAGGGTGACGCTCAAGCTGCTGCCGCTGCCCCAGCATGTGATGGATTTTCTGCTGGTCTTCCCCGATATCGAGCTGGCGATCGGCGTTATTCCCAAGCTGGTCAAGGCTGGGGTTACGCCGACGTGCGTGGAGTTTATGGATAACGACGCGATCAGGAGTGTCGAGGCGTTCACCCAGGAAAAACTGCCCCACGACGAGAACGGCAATTACCTTATCCTCCAGGTGGAGGCCAGCAGCGAGGAGGAGCTGGAGGACAAGGCGGTGGCTATCGACGAGGTGGGAAGGGAGAACGGGGCGTTCGCCGTGCTGGTGCCGGATTCGCAGAAGATCTGGAGGGCGCGCAAGTCGTTCGCCGAGGCGGTGCGGCACGAGACACTGACTCACAGCAACGAGGATATCGTGGTGCCGGTCGACCTGATGCCCCAGGCCATCCGCGAGCTCGACGCCATCTGCAAGCGGCATAGCGCGGTGGCCCGCACGGTCAGCCATGCCGGCGACGGCAACATCCATCTGTCGATTCTCCAGGGCAGCATCCCCGACGAGTTCTGGTGCGAGAAGTTGAACGAAATCCATCGTGACATCTACGAGTATGTGTATTCTGTCGGCGGCAAGCTTTCGGGCGAGCACGGCATCGGTTACAAGCGCCGCCACCTGATGGAGGAGTACGCCGACCCGGTGGAGCTGGGGCTGATGAAGGCGGTGAAAAAAGCCTGGGACCCCAACCTGATCCTGAATCCCGGCAAGATTTTCGATATGGACCAGCCGCAGCAGTAG
- a CDS encoding phosphoribosylformylglycinamidine synthase, with protein MAEQVKRIYVEKRPGFDVEARSLLNEFKHNLGIDGLTAVRAINRYDVAGLSDEEYARSKKTIFAEPNADYVYDEQFPLERADRVFAMEYLPGQYDQRADSAAQCAQLLTQKERPEVATAKVVVLKGVISDSDFARIKAYCINPVESREASLLKPATLAMKTETPPDVPVLDGFTAKGADALAGLRDGLGLAMSAEDLAFCQGYFRDTEKRDPTLTELRVLDTYWSDHCRHTTFMTAIEQAEIEEGRFTSPVKAAYREYLDAREALYGAAKKPLCLMDIATIAMKEAKRQGLLDDLEESAEINAASIVVPVEIDGRSEEWLVMFKNETHNHPTEIEPFGGAATCLGGAIRDPLSGRSYVYMALRVTGSGDPRAPIADTLPGKLPQRKITIAAATGYSSYGNQIGLATGQVAEVYDEGFVAKRMEIGAVIGAAPRANVVRLEPAPGDAVLLVGGRTGRDGCGGATGSSKEHTEESLASCGAEVQKGNPPTERKIQRLFRHPAVSKMIKRCNDFGAGGVSVAIGELTDGLAINLDAVPKKYEGLDGTELAISESQERMAVVVAAADVAAFGEYARAENVEVTQVATVTGDRRLVMRWRGKTVVDISRDFLDTSGVRQTTSVAVAAPAPEDDFFAATPAAVRDKSDIKAAWLANLADLNVASQKGLVERFDSSIGAATVVMPYGGARQSTPAEGAVAKLPVLEGETTTGTIMTYGYNPLIGRWSPFHGALYAVVEAVTKLVAMGGDWRTARLTLQEYFEKLGRDPVRWGKPFSALLGAYRAQKELGVPAIGGKDSMSGTFMDMNVPPTLVAFALCPVDVRRAVSQEFKRAGSRVVLIAAPRDGDELPDFAALKANYAKIYELISAGLALASYTVKTGGVAAAVSKMAFGNQIGFAFVDGADGADLFAPDYGGVILELPGDTDLAAVLAGVSWRELGRTQERPVISVGGTEISLDEAYVAWEKPLESIFPTRTQECAAPQPPVASYAKRGAAKPAAPVARPRVIIPVFPGTNCEYDSVRAFAKAGAVAETLVFRNLTAADIEESVAALVREIGRSQIIMLPGGFSAGDEPDGSAKFIATVFRNPRVREATTAFLERRDGLMLGVCNGFQALIKLGLVPYGRIVDELGEADPTLTFNKIGRHVACLVRTRVASVLSPWLAGAAVGDIHTIAVSHGEGRFVAPPAAVDKLIAGGQIATQYVDLAGNPSNDIRFNPNGSIAAVEGITSPDGRIFGKMAHSERTGPYVAMNVPGEKEQGIFASGVKYFR; from the coding sequence ATGGCGGAACAGGTCAAACGCATATATGTGGAGAAGCGGCCGGGGTTCGATGTCGAGGCCCGGAGCCTTCTGAACGAGTTCAAGCACAACCTGGGCATTGACGGCCTGACGGCGGTGCGGGCGATCAACCGCTACGACGTGGCCGGCCTCTCGGATGAGGAGTACGCCCGCTCGAAGAAGACGATTTTCGCCGAGCCGAACGCCGACTACGTGTACGACGAGCAGTTCCCGCTGGAGCGGGCCGACCGGGTGTTCGCGATGGAGTACCTGCCCGGCCAGTACGACCAGCGGGCCGATTCGGCCGCCCAGTGCGCGCAGCTGCTGACCCAGAAGGAGCGGCCGGAAGTCGCCACCGCGAAGGTGGTCGTGCTGAAGGGCGTCATCAGCGATAGCGATTTCGCGCGTATCAAGGCGTATTGCATCAACCCGGTGGAGTCGCGCGAGGCGTCGCTTTTAAAGCCGGCGACGCTGGCGATGAAGACGGAGACGCCGCCCGATGTGCCGGTGCTGGATGGGTTTACGGCGAAGGGCGCGGACGCGCTGGCGGGGCTGCGGGACGGGCTGGGGCTGGCGATGAGCGCCGAGGATCTGGCGTTTTGCCAGGGATATTTCCGCGATACCGAGAAGCGCGACCCGACGCTGACCGAGCTGAGGGTGCTTGATACATACTGGTCGGATCACTGCCGCCATACGACTTTCATGACGGCCATCGAGCAGGCCGAGATCGAGGAGGGGCGGTTCACCTCACCCGTCAAGGCGGCCTACCGCGAGTATCTGGACGCCCGCGAGGCGCTCTACGGCGCGGCGAAGAAGCCGCTGTGCCTGATGGATATCGCCACAATCGCCATGAAGGAGGCGAAGCGACAGGGGCTGCTGGACGACCTGGAGGAGTCGGCGGAGATCAACGCCGCCAGTATCGTCGTGCCGGTCGAGATCGACGGCCGCAGCGAAGAGTGGCTGGTGATGTTCAAGAACGAGACCCATAACCACCCGACCGAGATCGAGCCGTTCGGCGGGGCGGCGACTTGCCTGGGCGGCGCCATCCGCGACCCGCTGTCGGGGCGGTCGTATGTTTATATGGCCCTGAGGGTGACGGGCAGCGGCGACCCGCGCGCGCCGATCGCCGATACTCTGCCCGGCAAGTTGCCGCAGCGTAAGATTACGATTGCGGCCGCGACCGGCTACAGCTCGTACGGCAACCAGATCGGTCTGGCGACCGGCCAGGTGGCCGAGGTGTATGACGAGGGCTTTGTGGCCAAGAGGATGGAGATCGGCGCGGTTATCGGCGCGGCGCCGCGCGCCAATGTGGTCCGGCTGGAGCCGGCGCCCGGCGACGCGGTGCTGCTGGTAGGCGGACGTACCGGCCGCGACGGGTGCGGCGGCGCGACCGGCTCGTCGAAGGAGCATACCGAGGAGTCGCTCGCGAGCTGCGGGGCCGAGGTGCAAAAGGGCAACCCGCCGACCGAGCGGAAGATCCAGCGGCTGTTCCGCCACCCGGCGGTCAGCAAGATGATAAAGAGGTGCAACGATTTCGGGGCCGGCGGGGTGTCGGTGGCCATCGGCGAGCTGACCGACGGCCTGGCGATCAATCTCGACGCCGTGCCCAAGAAGTACGAGGGCCTGGACGGCACCGAGCTGGCCATTTCCGAGTCCCAGGAGCGGATGGCGGTGGTGGTGGCGGCGGCCGATGTAGCGGCTTTCGGGGAGTACGCCCGCGCCGAGAATGTCGAGGTGACGCAGGTGGCGACAGTGACCGGCGATCGGCGGCTGGTGATGCGCTGGCGCGGCAAGACGGTCGTCGATATCAGCCGCGATTTCCTCGACACGAGCGGCGTGCGCCAGACGACGAGCGTGGCGGTGGCCGCGCCCGCGCCGGAAGACGACTTTTTCGCGGCGACGCCGGCGGCGGTGCGGGACAAAAGCGATATAAAGGCGGCGTGGCTGGCCAACCTGGCCGATCTGAACGTTGCCAGCCAGAAGGGGCTGGTGGAGCGGTTCGACAGCAGCATCGGCGCGGCGACGGTGGTGATGCCTTACGGGGGCGCCCGCCAGTCGACCCCGGCCGAGGGCGCGGTGGCCAAGCTGCCGGTGCTGGAGGGCGAGACGACGACCGGCACGATCATGACGTATGGCTATAACCCATTGATCGGCAGGTGGAGCCCCTTCCACGGCGCGCTGTACGCGGTGGTGGAGGCGGTGACCAAGCTGGTGGCCATGGGCGGCGACTGGCGCACGGCCCGGCTGACGCTGCAGGAGTATTTCGAGAAGCTCGGCAGGGACCCCGTCCGCTGGGGCAAGCCGTTCAGCGCGCTGCTGGGGGCGTACCGCGCCCAGAAGGAGCTGGGCGTGCCGGCTATCGGCGGCAAGGACAGCATGTCGGGTACCTTTATGGATATGAATGTGCCGCCGACGCTGGTGGCGTTCGCGCTTTGCCCGGTGGATGTGCGGCGGGCGGTTTCCCAGGAGTTTAAGCGGGCCGGCAGCCGGGTTGTCCTGATCGCCGCGCCGCGGGACGGGGATGAGCTGCCCGATTTCGCCGCCCTCAAGGCCAACTACGCGAAGATTTACGAGCTTATATCGGCCGGTCTGGCGCTGGCTTCCTATACGGTGAAAACGGGCGGCGTGGCCGCGGCGGTCAGCAAGATGGCGTTCGGCAACCAAATCGGCTTCGCGTTCGTTGACGGCGCTGACGGGGCGGACCTGTTCGCGCCCGATTACGGCGGGGTAATTCTGGAGCTGCCGGGCGATACCGACCTGGCGGCCGTGTTGGCGGGCGTGAGTTGGCGCGAGTTGGGGCGCACCCAGGAGCGGCCGGTGATCAGCGTCGGCGGGACGGAGATATCGCTCGACGAGGCGTACGTCGCATGGGAGAAGCCGCTGGAGAGCATTTTCCCGACCCGCACCCAGGAATGCGCTGCCCCGCAGCCGCCGGTGGCGAGCTATGCGAAACGCGGCGCTGCTAAGCCGGCGGCGCCGGTGGCCAGGCCGCGGGTCATCATCCCGGTTTTTCCGGGCACAAATTGCGAGTATGACAGTGTGCGGGCGTTCGCCAAGGCGGGGGCGGTGGCGGAGACGCTGGTCTTCCGCAATCTGACGGCCGCCGATATCGAGGAGTCGGTCGCCGCGCTGGTGCGCGAGATCGGCCGCAGCCAGATCATCATGCTGCCGGGCGGCTTCAGCGCCGGCGACGAGCCGGACGGTTCGGCGAAGTTCATCGCCACGGTGTTCCGCAACCCGCGGGTCCGGGAGGCGACGACCGCCTTCCTCGAGCGGCGGGATGGGCTGATGCTCGGCGTGTGCAACGGTTTCCAGGCGCTCATCAAGCTGGGACTGGTGCCTTACGGCCGGATTGTCGACGAGCTGGGCGAGGCCGACCCGACGCTGACGTTCAACAAAATCGGCCGCCATGTGGCCTGCCTGGTGAGGACGCGGGTGGCGTCCGTGCTGTCGCCCTGGCTGGCGGGGGCGGCGGTGGGCGATATCCATACGATTGCGGTGTCCCACGGGGAAGGGCGGTTCGTCGCCCCGCCCGCGGCGGTGGACAAGCTGATCGCCGGCGGCCAGATCGCCACCCAGTATGTCGACCTGGCCGGCAACCCGTCGAACGATATCCGCTTCAACCCGAACGGTTCGATCGCCGCGGTGGAGGGCATCACCAGCCCCGACGGCCGTATCTTCGGCAAGATGGCCCATTCGGAACGGACGGGGCCGTATGTGGCGATGAATGTACCGGGAGAGAAGGAGCAGGGGATATTCGCTTCAGGCGTAAAGTATTTTCGGTAG
- a CDS encoding ThiF family adenylyltransferase: MDYWQVYQRNIGLFSREQQQKLKEAKVFVAGAGGVGGIEAATLARFGVGELVVMDPGVFDEPDMNRQFAAMASTIGENKAGATARLLRDINPFMKVTALEYAPQDDAELAEHMAGSALVIDAIDAGGFDYKARFARIARSLGVLNVTAPIPGFGTLMAIFDPEGMTLEEFYRAPADPALWPIFRIPMDRILGEKRYAHIVRRLYSGECTYLTTCAGAGALNGGLVATEIALIITGLRARDEIVVAPRVTYIDMLSRVFEVYTADGGD, from the coding sequence ATGGATTATTGGCAGGTGTACCAGCGGAATATCGGGCTGTTTAGCCGCGAGCAGCAGCAGAAGCTGAAGGAGGCCAAGGTGTTCGTGGCCGGCGCGGGCGGCGTGGGCGGCATCGAGGCGGCAACGCTGGCCCGTTTCGGGGTGGGCGAGCTGGTGGTGATGGACCCCGGCGTTTTTGACGAACCGGATATGAACCGCCAGTTCGCGGCGATGGCGAGCACGATCGGCGAGAACAAGGCCGGGGCCACCGCCCGGCTGCTGCGGGATATCAATCCTTTTATGAAGGTGACGGCGCTGGAGTACGCGCCCCAGGACGACGCGGAGCTGGCCGAGCATATGGCCGGGAGCGCGCTGGTGATCGACGCCATCGATGCCGGCGGGTTCGATTATAAGGCGAGGTTCGCCCGCATAGCCCGTTCACTGGGCGTGCTCAACGTTACGGCGCCCATTCCGGGGTTCGGCACGCTGATGGCCATTTTCGACCCCGAGGGCATGACGCTGGAGGAATTTTACCGGGCGCCGGCCGACCCGGCCTTATGGCCGATTTTTCGCATCCCCATGGACCGCATCCTGGGCGAGAAGCGTTACGCCCACATCGTGCGGAGGTTGTACAGCGGCGAATGCACTTATCTCACGACCTGCGCCGGGGCGGGGGCGTTGAACGGCGGCCTGGTGGCCACCGAGATCGCGCTCATCATCACCGGCCTGCGGGCCAGGGACGAGATTGTCGTGGCGCCGCGGGTGACATATATAGATATGCTCAGCCGGGTTTTCGAGGTGTACACTGCCGACGGCGGCGACTGA
- a CDS encoding DUF4870 domain-containing protein, with product MDTVTGEQKLLAIIAHLAYFFGGLGFIIAPLLIFLLKKDDPFVYEHARQALVAHLALLVAGLVVGLLCTVLIGFLLIPVLAVLGLVLVVTSLIAAFKALNGEHYQYPFIQGLVAKLQ from the coding sequence ATGGACACCGTCACCGGCGAGCAGAAACTGCTGGCCATCATCGCCCACCTCGCCTACTTCTTCGGCGGCCTGGGATTCATCATCGCGCCGCTTCTCATCTTCCTGCTCAAAAAAGACGACCCCTTCGTCTACGAACACGCCCGCCAGGCGCTCGTCGCCCACCTCGCCCTCCTCGTCGCCGGGCTGGTCGTCGGCCTACTGTGCACCGTCCTCATCGGCTTCCTGCTCATCCCCGTCCTCGCCGTCCTCGGCCTCGTCCTCGTCGTCACCTCGCTCATCGCCGCCTTCAAGGCCCTGAACGGGGAACACTACCAATACCCCTTCATCCAAGGCCTGGTCGCCAAACTTCAGTAG
- a CDS encoding PAS domain S-box protein — protein MSNLTFAIVVAAGIKTVVFLIYLFLYWRYRERFLGYWTLAWGLIALKSAMDPFIFDSASFIPTFIFLQATAIGSLLFIAWGTCQFVGQKLPKVWLYSVFTLAIFSFVCVIANLPPLWFIIPTSLLFGSIYIHTGIVVLRHLDTQGIGKIITAYAFILNGFHQLDFPIFRPTDMAPWGYLLDAFLRLIIGVGFLLAYFEKTRGDLERQEARFRLLAENARDIIYRFRLKPSLACEYISPAAEDITGYRPEEYYANPRLITETIHPEDRSSIPKFDQSLTPTETPVAFRLIRKDQSQIWVEQHLVPIRDENGGLTAVEGIIRDATARKELEQELFRLDRLNIVGQMAANIGHEIRNPLTTVRGYLQVMSRKQDLEQYGDNFRLLLDELDRANALITEYLSLSKNRLTDQQPRNLNTIVESLFPLILADAAITNHVVRLELGDLPELPVDEKEIRQLLLNFARNGLEAMQPGKTLTIRTSADDAAVILAVQNEGPEIPPEIMEKLGIPFFTTKDNGTGLGLAICYSIANRHRAKIHIDTGPCGTTFSVVFRRT, from the coding sequence ATGAGTAATTTGACGTTTGCCATCGTCGTAGCGGCCGGAATCAAAACCGTCGTCTTCTTAATTTATCTTTTTCTTTACTGGCGCTACCGGGAGCGGTTCCTCGGCTACTGGACGCTGGCGTGGGGACTCATTGCCCTTAAATCCGCCATGGACCCGTTCATATTCGACTCCGCCAGCTTCATCCCCACTTTTATCTTCCTTCAGGCGACGGCAATCGGCAGTCTCCTGTTCATCGCCTGGGGCACCTGCCAGTTCGTCGGTCAGAAACTGCCGAAAGTATGGCTCTACTCCGTCTTTACCCTGGCGATCTTCTCCTTCGTCTGCGTCATCGCCAACTTACCGCCGCTTTGGTTCATAATCCCCACCTCGCTCCTGTTCGGCTCCATCTATATCCATACCGGCATCGTGGTCCTACGCCACCTTGACACACAGGGCATAGGAAAAATCATAACCGCCTACGCCTTCATCCTCAACGGGTTCCACCAACTGGACTTCCCGATTTTCCGGCCTACCGACATGGCGCCCTGGGGCTACCTGCTCGACGCCTTCCTGCGGCTGATCATCGGCGTCGGCTTCCTGCTCGCCTATTTCGAAAAAACCCGCGGCGACCTCGAAAGGCAGGAAGCGCGCTTCCGCCTGCTCGCCGAAAACGCCAGGGACATAATCTACCGCTTCCGGCTTAAGCCCTCGCTCGCGTGCGAGTACATCAGCCCGGCCGCCGAAGACATCACCGGCTACAGGCCGGAAGAATACTACGCGAACCCCCGCCTCATCACGGAGACCATCCATCCCGAGGACAGATCCTCCATCCCGAAGTTCGACCAATCGCTCACGCCCACGGAAACCCCTGTCGCCTTCCGCCTTATCCGCAAAGACCAGAGCCAGATATGGGTCGAACAGCACCTCGTCCCCATCCGCGACGAAAATGGCGGCCTCACAGCCGTCGAGGGCATCATCCGCGACGCCACCGCCCGCAAGGAGCTGGAGCAGGAGCTTTTCCGCCTCGACCGCCTCAACATCGTCGGCCAGATGGCCGCCAACATCGGCCACGAAATCCGCAACCCGCTCACCACCGTGCGCGGCTACCTGCAAGTGATGTCCCGCAAACAGGACCTGGAGCAGTACGGCGACAACTTCCGCCTCCTCCTCGACGAACTCGACCGGGCCAACGCCCTCATCACCGAATACCTCTCCCTCAGCAAAAACCGCCTCACCGACCAGCAGCCCCGCAACCTCAACACCATCGTCGAATCCCTCTTCCCCCTCATCCTCGCCGACGCCGCCATCACCAACCACGTCGTCCGCCTGGAGCTCGGCGACCTGCCGGAGCTGCCGGTGGACGAAAAGGAAATCCGCCAGCTGCTCCTCAACTTCGCCCGCAACGGGCTCGAAGCCATGCAGCCCGGCAAAACGCTGACAATAAGGACCTCGGCGGACGACGCCGCCGTCATCCTCGCCGTCCAGAACGAGGGACCGGAAATCCCCCCCGAAATCATGGAAAAACTGGGCATTCCCTTCTTCACCACCAAAGATAACGGCACCGGCCTCGGCCTCGCCATCTGCTACAGCATCGCCAACCGCCACCGGGCCAAGATCCATATCGACACCGGCCCTTGCGGGACGACCTTCTCCGTCGTCTTCCGGCGCACCTAA
- a CDS encoding histidinol phosphate phosphatase, whose product MLYDTHMHTTFSTDSRMTIEAAAARGRELGMGIIVTEHLDLDYPKPKAFIFDTDEYFRAYGDWRSDTLLLGIEIGMRADLVRENAAAVAGHPFDFVIGSIHVIDHIDIYQEDFYLNRTKAEVYGQYFGQMADCLGCYDFIDSLGHIDYIARYARFDDPELHYGEFAAALDAVLGRVAEREKALEINTRRMGDADVVAALLPIYHRFRQLGGKLVTIGSDAHRPEEIGKHFAVATDMAAACGLRPVYYVNRKPEYVKL is encoded by the coding sequence ATGCTGTACGATACTCATATGCACACTACTTTTTCGACCGATTCGCGGATGACGATCGAGGCGGCGGCGGCCAGGGGCCGCGAGCTGGGGATGGGCATCATCGTGACCGAGCACCTCGACCTGGATTATCCCAAGCCGAAGGCGTTTATTTTCGATACGGACGAGTATTTCCGCGCGTACGGCGACTGGCGCAGCGATACGCTGCTGCTGGGGATCGAGATCGGGATGCGCGCCGACCTTGTGCGGGAGAACGCCGCGGCGGTCGCCGGGCACCCGTTCGATTTCGTGATCGGTTCGATCCATGTTATCGACCATATCGATATTTACCAGGAGGATTTTTATCTCAACCGCACCAAGGCGGAGGTGTATGGCCAGTATTTCGGGCAGATGGCCGATTGCCTGGGATGCTACGATTTTATCGACAGCCTGGGGCATATCGATTATATCGCCCGCTACGCGCGGTTCGACGACCCTGAGCTGCATTACGGGGAGTTCGCGGCCGCCCTGGACGCGGTGCTGGGCCGGGTGGCGGAGCGGGAGAAGGCTTTGGAGATCAACACGCGTCGCATGGGCGACGCCGATGTTGTGGCGGCGCTGCTGCCTATTTACCACCGTTTCCGCCAGTTGGGCGGGAAGCTGGTGACGATCGGTTCGGATGCGCACCGGCCGGAGGAGATCGGCAAGCATTTTGCGGTGGCGACCGATATGGCGGCGGCGTGCGGGCTGAGGCCGGTGTATTATGTAAATCGTAAACCTGAATATGTGAAGCTTTAA